A portion of the Corynebacterium heidelbergense genome contains these proteins:
- a CDS encoding DUF4143 domain-containing protein: MGRSKIVFRDAGLASELSGFDAAGLEGAIASPLTGGLVENFAVAELLKQQAWSTVGYSVSHFRDRDGHEVDIVLESRRGDIVGVEVKATTSVGRNHFKGLRFLQDKVPDRFRAGIVLHLGKECHRFGPGLWALPLASLWSRSRVG, from the coding sequence GTGGGCCGCTCCAAGATCGTCTTTCGGGATGCCGGCTTGGCTTCCGAGTTGAGTGGTTTCGATGCTGCTGGTCTGGAGGGTGCGATAGCAAGCCCGCTGACCGGCGGTTTGGTCGAGAATTTTGCAGTGGCCGAACTACTGAAGCAGCAGGCCTGGTCAACGGTGGGGTATTCCGTTTCCCACTTCCGGGATAGAGATGGGCATGAGGTGGACATTGTTCTGGAGAGTCGTCGAGGCGATATCGTCGGCGTGGAAGTCAAAGCCACCACCTCGGTTGGCAGAAACCACTTCAAGGGGCTTCGCTTCCTCCAGGACAAAGTACCTGATCGCTTTCGGGCTGGAATAGTCCTGCATCTTGGCAAGGAGTGCCACCGGTTTGGTCCCGGTTTGTGGGCCTTGCCGCTGGCGAGCCTGTGGTCCAGGAGTCGGGTTGGCTAG
- a CDS encoding VanW family protein, translating into MLVALAGLAGILYGVDYVMSEGKVPRGTSVGKVDIGGLPLEQAEQRLRNQLGESTREPVVVNAGDMSSTVDPSPSGLRVDWQRTVEQAGRQPLNPITRVRSFFETREMGIVSQTNGILLDPVVSRVQGELQRQPKDAALSVDPAGKAHIDPDVTGQAVPIDRLRKEIEDNWLNTSHVVPVKADITEANLREAAAHDAAKKFIDPATSAPLVFKGRDNAQGVIRPEDMGKILTFVPDDKSQNKAFRPEWNSGAAKDILSAQLASTEREFRNASFQFAGTGFTVVPSQDGVIIKWDDTLGDLQAKALDTQKRMYDVVYEDKKADYTTEQAQKANFDTVVGEFTTGGFSDASGVNIRRVAEQVNGAVVLPGKTFSLNGHTGPRGAAQGYVESGIIQDGRPGKAIGGGISQFATTLYNASYFAGMDDVAHTPHSYYISRYPAGREATVFEGAIDLQFKNPFDTPVKIVSFADANSVTVRIYGVKNVNVESQSSPRSNPTSPPRQTVNGPECVPSSGIPGFTITDTRVMKDLGGREISRKSRTTVYDPQPIITCSR; encoded by the coding sequence ATGCTGGTGGCGCTGGCGGGGCTCGCGGGCATTCTCTACGGCGTGGATTACGTGATGTCCGAGGGCAAGGTCCCCCGGGGCACGTCGGTGGGAAAGGTGGACATTGGGGGTTTGCCGCTGGAGCAGGCGGAGCAGCGGTTGCGCAATCAATTGGGGGAATCGACCCGGGAGCCGGTGGTGGTGAATGCCGGAGATATGTCCAGCACGGTGGACCCGAGCCCTTCCGGTTTGCGCGTGGATTGGCAGCGGACGGTGGAGCAGGCAGGTCGCCAACCACTGAATCCGATTACCCGTGTCCGCTCATTCTTCGAGACCCGCGAGATGGGGATTGTCTCGCAAACCAATGGGATTCTGTTGGACCCGGTGGTTTCCCGGGTGCAGGGGGAGTTGCAGCGCCAGCCGAAGGATGCGGCGTTGAGTGTGGACCCTGCGGGTAAGGCGCATATCGACCCGGATGTGACCGGCCAGGCAGTGCCGATCGATCGGCTGCGCAAGGAGATCGAAGACAATTGGCTCAATACCTCCCACGTCGTGCCGGTGAAGGCGGATATCACCGAGGCGAATCTGCGGGAGGCGGCCGCGCACGATGCGGCGAAGAAGTTCATCGATCCGGCAACGTCGGCCCCATTGGTGTTCAAGGGCCGTGACAACGCCCAGGGGGTTATTCGCCCGGAGGATATGGGCAAGATTCTCACTTTTGTGCCGGACGATAAGTCGCAGAACAAGGCCTTCCGCCCGGAGTGGAATTCCGGTGCGGCGAAGGACATTCTGTCCGCCCAGCTAGCAAGTACGGAGCGGGAATTCCGCAACGCCAGCTTCCAATTCGCCGGTACGGGGTTCACGGTGGTGCCCAGCCAGGATGGGGTGATCATCAAGTGGGATGACACGTTGGGGGACCTGCAGGCCAAAGCGCTAGACACGCAGAAGCGTATGTACGACGTGGTCTACGAGGACAAGAAGGCGGACTACACCACGGAGCAGGCGCAGAAGGCGAATTTCGATACCGTCGTCGGGGAGTTCACCACCGGTGGCTTTTCGGATGCTTCTGGTGTGAATATCCGGCGAGTGGCGGAGCAGGTCAACGGGGCCGTGGTGCTACCGGGGAAGACGTTTAGCCTGAATGGACATACCGGCCCCCGGGGTGCCGCGCAGGGCTATGTGGAATCGGGCATTATTCAGGATGGTCGACCGGGCAAGGCGATTGGCGGTGGCATCTCCCAGTTCGCTACCACGCTATATAACGCCTCCTATTTCGCCGGGATGGACGACGTGGCCCACACGCCGCACTCGTACTACATCTCCCGTTATCCGGCCGGGCGGGAGGCTACGGTGTTCGAAGGCGCCATTGATCTGCAGTTCAAAAATCCCTTTGATACGCCCGTCAAGATTGTCTCTTTTGCGGACGCCAACTCCGTAACAGTGCGCATCTATGGCGTGAAGAATGTGAATGTAGAGTCGCAATCCTCACCCCGCTCTAACCCCACCTCCCCACCACGCCAGACGGTCAACGGCCCGGAATGCGTGCCTTCCAGCGGCATCCCCGGATTCACCATCACAGATACCCGGGTGATGAAGGACCTCGGCGGTAGGGAGATTTCGCGCAAGTCCCGCACGACGGTGTACGACCCGCAGCCGATCATCACCTGCAGCCGCTAG
- a CDS encoding universal stress protein: protein MPNTGQKSTGLIAFDGSAESRAAVVTAAGVLGVDEVFVLTAWEPLHNSHGSHGTRTAHGDLDEQQDPAYQEASATCADGVQLCTEHGLSAKPLLVKCATAVWTAIVDSAEEVNADVIITGTRALRGWKSLVQTSVSDSIVKNAGRPVLIVPPVGEETAT, encoded by the coding sequence ATGCCCAATACAGGCCAGAAAAGCACCGGGTTGATTGCCTTCGACGGGTCCGCGGAATCGCGAGCTGCGGTCGTTACCGCCGCCGGGGTCCTCGGCGTGGACGAGGTATTCGTCCTCACCGCGTGGGAACCGCTGCACAATAGCCACGGCAGCCACGGCACCCGCACGGCCCACGGCGACCTCGATGAACAGCAGGATCCGGCGTACCAGGAAGCTAGCGCGACTTGCGCGGACGGGGTCCAACTGTGCACTGAGCACGGGCTGAGCGCCAAGCCGTTGCTCGTGAAGTGCGCCACTGCGGTGTGGACCGCCATCGTGGATAGCGCGGAGGAGGTCAACGCGGACGTCATTATCACCGGCACCCGGGCGCTGCGGGGGTGGAAGAGCCTGGTGCAGACCAGTGTTTCGGACAGCATTGTGAAGAATGCCGGACGCCCCGTCCTCATCGTTCCCCCGGTTGGCGAGGAAACCGCGACCTAA
- a CDS encoding DUF3068 domain-containing protein, whose product MRSSTTAGAKRRPSPFIAIFLGVAALVLALSLPAYVVPAWRVLPLNLMMGNSTAPTRSTWLDSAALEANAPVPGAAGRPECQGPNKPLDCFIRTDAMLQSRSYTVAQQPSDSKTVTIEVGDQLSDPSSKRDADGSVSPVAATVDHVTLDRETQMPVPDPVSTLKLYPPARKAGAVESVSPFVRDGVQYQFPMGTDRASYPFYDIHTLESNPMEFVGELQRDGEKIYRFEQTVGPTELYPRVQAMLNADGTLDGSDKAVLSSLKMTMPARSWGLSSGDNDVQMSRYYTVHRVLFVEPSTGVVVDSFSDTWMFYARDDQDARNLAQPDSRRTELAHPTRTALHFAAGWDEASKRDHMARAKEQIRSTRILGVIAPAICGALGAGLLLAGLWLLRRQAKESATEPRPPIAG is encoded by the coding sequence ATGCGCAGCTCAACAACAGCCGGGGCGAAACGCCGGCCTAGCCCCTTCATCGCCATCTTCCTCGGCGTCGCCGCGCTGGTGCTGGCCCTCTCCCTGCCGGCCTACGTCGTCCCCGCGTGGCGGGTGCTGCCCCTCAACCTCATGATGGGGAACTCCACCGCCCCCACCCGCAGCACGTGGCTAGACTCCGCCGCGCTGGAAGCCAACGCGCCCGTCCCCGGGGCGGCGGGTAGGCCAGAGTGCCAGGGCCCGAACAAACCCCTCGATTGCTTCATCCGCACCGATGCCATGCTGCAATCCCGCAGCTACACGGTGGCTCAGCAACCCTCGGACAGCAAAACGGTCACGATAGAAGTTGGCGATCAACTTTCCGACCCCTCAAGCAAACGCGACGCGGATGGAAGCGTCTCCCCCGTGGCGGCGACGGTGGACCACGTCACCCTGGACCGGGAAACCCAGATGCCCGTTCCGGATCCGGTGAGCACCCTCAAGCTGTACCCCCCGGCGCGCAAGGCCGGCGCGGTGGAATCCGTGTCCCCCTTCGTCCGCGACGGCGTGCAATACCAGTTCCCGATGGGCACGGACCGCGCCTCCTACCCCTTCTACGACATTCACACGCTGGAAAGTAACCCCATGGAATTCGTCGGCGAGCTCCAGCGCGACGGCGAGAAGATCTACCGCTTCGAGCAGACCGTCGGGCCGACGGAGCTCTACCCCCGGGTCCAGGCGATGCTCAACGCGGACGGGACCCTGGACGGATCCGATAAGGCCGTGCTCTCCTCGTTGAAGATGACGATGCCCGCGCGATCCTGGGGGCTCAGCTCTGGGGACAACGATGTACAGATGAGCCGCTACTACACCGTCCACCGGGTGCTGTTTGTGGAACCGTCTACCGGGGTGGTGGTGGATAGCTTCTCCGATACGTGGATGTTCTATGCCAGGGATGATCAGGACGCCCGCAACCTCGCGCAGCCCGATAGTCGGCGAACCGAGTTAGCGCACCCCACCCGCACGGCGCTGCACTTCGCCGCGGGCTGGGACGAGGCCTCCAAGCGGGACCACATGGCCCGCGCCAAGGAACAGATTCGCAGTACCCGAATCCTCGGTGTAATCGCCCCTGCTATCTGCGGGGCTTTGGGGGCGGGACTACTGCTCGCGGGCCTGTGGTTGCTGCGGCGCCAGGCCAAGGAATCTGCGACTGAGCCAAGGCCCCCGATAGCGGGTTGA
- a CDS encoding acetyl-CoA C-acetyltransferase — protein sequence MTSTSGAPEAFVYDAVRTPRGKGKAGGSLHTVKPASLLTGLIEALRDRNPGLQEDRVGDVIAGCVTPVGDQGMDIARTAALAAGLPFSATGLQINRYCASGLTALNLAAQKVRSGWDELVIAGGVESMSRVPMSSDGGAMAMDPEFNFSADFVPQGISADLIATLDGKTREDLDTYAARSHERAAKAWEEGRFDRTVVPVKDRNGLTLLDRDETIRPGTTVESLSGLKPAFAMIGEEGGFDAVAQTKYPQVERINHVHHAGNSSGIVDGAALLLIGSEKAGQDMDLTPRARVVSVATTGVEPTIMLTAPAPAARAALDKAGLTPEDIDVWEINEAFSSVVLRAQRDLNIPDEKLNINGGAIAMGHPLGATGAIITGTAIDELHRTGGRYALITLCVAAGMGVATIVERV from the coding sequence ATGACCAGTACTTCTGGTGCCCCCGAGGCATTCGTTTACGACGCCGTCCGCACCCCCCGCGGCAAGGGCAAAGCCGGTGGATCCCTGCACACCGTCAAGCCCGCCTCCCTGCTGACCGGCCTCATCGAGGCCCTGCGGGACCGCAACCCCGGCCTGCAGGAAGACCGCGTCGGGGATGTCATCGCCGGTTGCGTTACCCCCGTAGGGGATCAGGGCATGGACATCGCCCGCACCGCCGCCCTCGCCGCTGGCCTACCCTTCAGCGCCACCGGCTTGCAGATCAACCGGTACTGCGCCTCCGGCCTGACCGCCCTCAACCTCGCCGCCCAGAAGGTGCGCTCTGGTTGGGACGAGCTGGTCATCGCCGGCGGTGTGGAATCCATGTCCCGCGTGCCTATGAGCTCCGACGGTGGCGCCATGGCCATGGACCCGGAGTTCAACTTCTCCGCAGACTTCGTCCCGCAGGGCATCTCCGCGGACCTCATCGCCACCCTCGATGGCAAGACCCGGGAGGACCTGGACACCTACGCCGCCCGCTCCCACGAGCGCGCCGCCAAGGCCTGGGAGGAGGGCCGGTTCGACCGGACCGTCGTCCCCGTCAAGGATCGCAACGGTTTGACCCTCCTGGACCGCGACGAGACGATTCGCCCCGGGACCACCGTCGAATCCCTGTCCGGGCTTAAGCCCGCCTTCGCGATGATCGGGGAGGAGGGCGGTTTCGATGCCGTCGCGCAGACCAAGTACCCCCAGGTGGAGCGGATCAACCACGTTCACCACGCCGGTAACTCCTCCGGCATCGTAGACGGCGCCGCGCTGCTGCTGATCGGTTCCGAGAAGGCCGGTCAGGACATGGACCTTACCCCCCGCGCCCGGGTCGTCTCCGTGGCCACCACCGGCGTGGAGCCCACGATTATGCTCACCGCCCCCGCCCCCGCCGCCCGCGCCGCCCTGGACAAGGCCGGGTTGACCCCGGAGGACATCGACGTGTGGGAGATCAACGAGGCCTTCTCCTCCGTCGTCCTGCGCGCCCAGCGGGACCTGAACATCCCCGATGAGAAGCTCAACATCAACGGCGGCGCCATCGCCATGGGCCACCCCTTGGGTGCCACCGGCGCCATCATCACGGGCACCGCCATCGACGAGCTGCACCGCACTGGCGGGCGCTACGCGCTGATCACCCTCTGCGTGGCAGCAGGCATGGGCGTTGCCACCATCGTCGAGCGCGTCTAA